In Nocardioides sp. JS614, the sequence CCTGCGAGGCCTGAGCCGCGCTCGCGCGGCCGTTGTCCGTAGCTCGCCCTACGGTGTCGGCATGGCAGAGATCGTGCTGTTCCACCACGTCCAGGGTCTGACCGACGGGGTGCGGGCCTTCGCCGACGACCTCCGCGCCGGCGGGCACACCGTGCACACACCCGACCTCTTCGAGGGCCAGGTCACGACGTCGATCGAGGACGGCATGGCGCTGCGGGGCGACATCGGCGGCGACGTCCTCGACGAGCGTGCGGACCGAGCGGTCGCGGACCTCCCGGCGAGTCTCGTGTACGCCGGGTTCTCCTTCGGGGTCGGCGCGGCCCAGCGGCTGGCGCAGACCCGGCCGGGGGCGCGCGGGGCGCTCCTCTACGAGGCGTGCTACCCGATCACGGGCGAGTGGGCGTTCGGGCCGTGGCCGGACCGGCTGCCGGTCCAGGTGCACGGCATGGACGCCGACGACTTCTTCGCGCTCGAGGGCGACCTCGACGCCGCTCGCGAGCTGGTCGCGACCGCCAACCGGGGCGCGGGCGAGGGCGTCGGCGAGCTGTTCGTCTACCCCGGTGACCGACACCTGTTCGCCGACCGCTCCCTGCCGTCGTACGACGCGGACGCGGCGGCGCTGCTGCTCGAGCGGACCCGCGCCTTCCTCGACCGGCTCGGCTGAGGGGCGATGCACCCCGGCCACTCGGTGCTGCAGGTCCCGGTCCCGCAGCTGGAGTACTTCGTCCGCGCACGGACCGAGCACTACGACCCGTCCTACCTCTCCGCGGACACCGCCCACGTGCACGCCCACGTGACCGCGCTCGGTCCGTTCGTGGCCGAGCTGACCTCCGACGTCGACCGGCGGGTCGCGGCGATCGCGGCCGAGACGCCGGCCTTCGACTTCGTGCTCGAGCGGGTCGGGCGCTTCGCCGACGGCATCATCCACCTGGTGCCCGAGCCCGACGAGCCGTTCCGCAAGCTGACCGCCCGGCTGGCGGCCGAGTTCCCCGAGCACCCGCCGTACGCCGGCCGCTACGCCGACGTCGCGCCGCACCTCACCCTCGACCTGCTCTCCCCCGACGTCACCGAGGCCTCCACGCTCGCCCTGCTCGACGGGGTGCTGCCGGCTCGGTGCCGGGCGACCCGGCTCGATCTCGCGTGGTACCAGCCGCACGCGACCGGCGTCCTGCAGTCGTGGCGGCTAGCGTGAGCCGCATGCGCCTCGGACGCCTCGCCGCACCCCTCCTCGCCCTGGCCCTGGTCGCCACGCTGACCACGGCGGCCGACGCCCGGGACGATCGCTGGGTCTTCTACACCAAGGACAAGACCTACTACACCTCCCCGTGGTTCCAGGGCGCGCACCGGATCATGATCCCGTTCGGCTGCACCCGCGCCCCGTACTACTCCCCCGACCCGCGCTGCCGCGACGACCGCGGGTTCCACCACGGCATCGACGTCGCGATGCCCTGCGGGACGCCGCTCTACGCCCGGTTCCGGCTCCGGGTGCTCCCGCACGACTCGCTGGGGTCGGCGTACGGCGACAACCCGGTGCTGCTGCGCAACCGCAAGAAGGGCTTCGACCTGGTCATCGGCCACACCCGCAGGGTCTACGTGCGACCCGGCGACATGGTCAAGAGGGGCACCATGTTCGCCCGCGCCAACGACCGCGGTGCACCCGACGGATGCCACCTCCACTTCGAGAAGCGCGCGGTCCAGGGCGGCCTCTCGACGGCGGTCAAGCCGCGCCGGCTGCTCGCGCTGACCCCCAGGGAGAAGTCGTGAGCGAGGAGCGGGTGCTGCGCGCCTTCCTGACCGACGACGGCAGGCTGCACACCATCCCCGCCAAGCACGCCAAGCTGCTGGTCGTGCTCGACCACCTCGCCCAGCGCTTCGAGCCCGGCGAGCGCTACCCCGAGGCGGAGGTCAACGCGGTGCTGCAGGAGTTCCACCCAGACCACGCCGCGCTGCGCCGGTACCTCGTCGAGAACGGCTTCCTCACCCGCGAGGACGCCGTGTACTGGCGCAGCGGCGGGACGGTCGAGGTATGAGCGAGGACCTCCGCGACCTGGACTGGTACGCCGAGGACCTCGGCGCGGTCTCCTACGCCGGCGCCACATTCACCGACGTCGACCTGACCGAGTGCACCACCAAGGGCGCGACCTTCGAGAGCTGCACCTTCCACAACTGCCGCTTCAACTCCTCCACCCACATCGCGACCGCCTTCGTGGGCTGC encodes:
- a CDS encoding 2'-5' RNA ligase family protein produces the protein MHPGHSVLQVPVPQLEYFVRARTEHYDPSYLSADTAHVHAHVTALGPFVAELTSDVDRRVAAIAAETPAFDFVLERVGRFADGIIHLVPEPDEPFRKLTARLAAEFPEHPPYAGRYADVAPHLTLDLLSPDVTEASTLALLDGVLPARCRATRLDLAWYQPHATGVLQSWRLA
- a CDS encoding DUF2087 domain-containing protein; the encoded protein is MSEERVLRAFLTDDGRLHTIPAKHAKLLVVLDHLAQRFEPGERYPEAEVNAVLQEFHPDHAALRRYLVENGFLTREDAVYWRSGGTVEV
- a CDS encoding dienelactone hydrolase family protein, yielding MAEIVLFHHVQGLTDGVRAFADDLRAGGHTVHTPDLFEGQVTTSIEDGMALRGDIGGDVLDERADRAVADLPASLVYAGFSFGVGAAQRLAQTRPGARGALLYEACYPITGEWAFGPWPDRLPVQVHGMDADDFFALEGDLDAARELVATANRGAGEGVGELFVYPGDRHLFADRSLPSYDADAAALLLERTRAFLDRLG
- a CDS encoding M23 family metallopeptidase, coding for MRLGRLAAPLLALALVATLTTAADARDDRWVFYTKDKTYYTSPWFQGAHRIMIPFGCTRAPYYSPDPRCRDDRGFHHGIDVAMPCGTPLYARFRLRVLPHDSLGSAYGDNPVLLRNRKKGFDLVIGHTRRVYVRPGDMVKRGTMFARANDRGAPDGCHLHFEKRAVQGGLSTAVKPRRLLALTPREKS